From a single Daphnia pulex isolate KAP4 chromosome 2, ASM2113471v1 genomic region:
- the LOC124188673 gene encoding uncharacterized protein LOC124188673 isoform X4, whose product MYTTLPRPPRVSKVTHSSLDIPQRANMSPTSAPVSSSSDGFTRFDFTKTLSRSESRVMMRQGRQGSRSTQASIRRKNSVSLFFTGGAGSDDLRNSGDHWQELLVDPEIPGEILYRKKDSSLELLVHGLHLTKTDLKKMEKLTKINIHLHALFAAVEFGQVEKARAILEDNEVDINSYNSDGLSLMDVAVLTNNTEMVKLLIQHGAREGMEYGSKESLNLHLVQLLNEAEKQLEEKSQPSSSPVRVDLDKHVALWKRRVRILRKMKSGLEQLKVPNSPNQARVEVVGEHSAHIWWLQPEVDSGGICTKFKVQWSTHPDFAFPGGELEVRDTQIWKRGGGAEEFNEVNVTVSSCPSNSRCYFRVAAGNLSGYGSFKTTLPSSVLLSVWRIIDGRKPRFAGRLPILDDLFSKVRTWRPDYASEIRQLEDGLNEAPMKQRKNPAKLNLRQFFGANVKFQKNLRRGVYFACIVFHEDKVLVTTEEFPPVVEVDDTYPASVNNDFHWLMKIGCTWSDVKTLRQDMERSSSSANAHFRIKLLQAAAQLQSALGLQDLGQLHYQPLKDSQGTLVISSTCHLANIKAVPSSLNFKWLPLSKLQQRRVVTNEQESTASDLLLASLQEQINFMQVSNKPLPRGLYLGYLKMKSSVDLIRVLVPKDAPNLLPHAKIRDNPWVSSEEWQWIKKLAKSQPQNKNCNPEMNDGDGDGSEDKAEYSVMDGLTGKLNLQPSTAQLLFQSQLQRAACRLLGSMGIEGSVMQHRIYEDEVIELSPDVSVILLLPPPDSVCAVAGQSEALFHRPEFLSVPVQVFEMIHLRTYQRDLIGRYSRLSSILELDSNLAQLAMREAFSSVELAEAKQRFQRLQDVQVQVDSTWRGSRWIMDVLSLARDRTMTGVGVAIAALSQQVAPSTPLLPTPTESSEESSKRTRENSLKTPSTCSRLIHSTVSNNEGRIMGGGTPGGGKHRMLVKTKSDNKLLSSRNSIGESPAFLRVNTVRSRTPVCPECSVPLDLPGYVSNCGSCSCSRARYTQPETGELFKQQHSRSNETLPTPPILITQSGARKCISRSENQLNNLEFQPFLDAEGTDDSTLPVYAAAGQEQEEEPKYEQSTDDPPAPPPTKLQRGGSGGKKGRSTGSMRSNSQESECSHPSRSSHTPSLTSLSSVDGDPDSGSTRSADVESGDASSTSGIIQVYAAYESGLANGTSVKLHVTTRTVAREVVDLVVRQLNMAVGLKGKDGPVYPAEEFKNFCLVAVIGARERCLRDDFRPLHLQNPWKKGRLYVRQKKDVLAAIEQSGRQQKPPPAAL is encoded by the exons ATGTACACGACACTTCCCCGGCCGCCCAGAGTCTCAAAAGTCACGCACAGTTCTCTGGACATTCCCCAACGAGCCAACATGTCGCCGACATCGGCTCCCGTCTCCTCCAGTTCCGACGGTTTCACCCGTTTTGATTTCACGAAAACGTTGAGCCGATCAGAGTCGAGAGTGATGATGCGTCAAGGCCGTCAGGGTAGTCGCAGCACCCAAGCATCCATCAGGCGGAAGAATAGCGTTAGTTTGTTCTTTACTGGAGGTGCTGGTAGTGATGATTTGAGAAACAGTGGCGATCATTGGCAAGAGCTTCTAGTCGATCCTGAAATCCCAGGCGAAATTCTCT ATAGGAAGAAAGATTCATCACTGGAATTGCTGGTCCATGGCCTTCACTTGACCAAAACGGACctgaagaaaatggagaaactGACGAAAATCAATATTCATCTGCACG CGCTGTTTGCTGCCGTCGAATTTGGCCAGGTGGAAAAGGCCCGTGCTATCCTGGAAGACAACGAGGTCGACATTAACAG ttACAACAGTGACGGGCTGTCCTTGATGGATGTGGCCGTCCTGACGAACAATACTGAAATGGTCAAATTACTCATCCAACATGGAGCCAGGGAGGGAATGGAGT ATGGCAGTAAGGAATCGCTGAATTTGCATCTGGTCCAACTGCTCAACGAAGCCGAGAAACAGTTGGAAGAGAAGAGTCAGCCGTCGTCCAGTCCGGTTCGAGTGGATTTGGACAAACACGTCGCCCTCTGGAAACGGCGGGTGCGCATTTTGCGCAAAATGAAGTCGGGACTCGAACAGCTGA AGGTGCCCAACAGTCCGAACCAGGCCCGCGTCGAAGTTGTTGGAGAACATTCTGCCCACATTTGGTGGCTTCAGCCCGAAGTCGACTCTGGTGGCATTTGCACTAAatttaaag TTCAATGGTCAACTCATCCGGATTTCGCCTTCCCCGGTGGCGAGTTGGAGGTGCGCGATACGCAAATCTGGAAGCGCGGCGGAGGAGCCGAAGAATTTAACGAAGTCAACGTGACCGTCTCATCTTGCCCGTCCAACTCTCGATGCTACTTTCGTGTAGCCGCCGGCAACTTGTCCGGATACGGGTCGTTCAAAACCACTCTGCCCTCATCTGTCTTGTTATCAG TCTGGCGGATAATCGACGGCCGAAAACCTCGTTTCGCTGGCCGCCTACCCATTTTGGACGACCTATTTAGCAAa GTGCGGACATGGCGGCCTGATTACGCCTCGGAAATTCGACAGCTGGAAGACGGCCTCAACGAAGCCCCAATGAAGCAGCGCAAGAATCCAGCCAAACTCAACTTGCGGCAGTTCTTTGGCGCCAatgtcaaatttcaaaagaatctGCGCAG GGGAGTCTATTTCGCTTGCATCGTTTTCCACGAAGACAAGGTACTGGTGACGACCGAAGAATTTCCGCCGGTCGTTGAAGTCGACGATACTTATCCAGCCTCGGTCAATAACGATTTCCACTGGCTCATGAAG ATTGGCTGCACTTGGAGCGATGTGAAAACACTCCGGCAAGATATGGAGCGCAGTTCCAGTTCCGCAAACGCCCACTTCCGTATTAAACTACTTCAAGCAGCTGCTCAGCTGCAG AGCGCTTTGGGCTTGCAAGATTTGGGTCAGCTTCACTACCAGCCACTGAAAGACAGTCAAGGGACCCTGGTGATATCGAGTACCTGTCATTTGGCCAATATTAAGGCTGTGCCGTCGTCGTTGAATTTCAAGTGGCTGCCACTTTCCAAACTTCAACAGCGACGAGTGGTGACAAACGAACAAGAGAGTACGGCCAGCGATCTCCTCCTCGCCTCCCTACAG GAACAAATCAACTTCATGCAAGTCAGCAACAAACCTTTGCCCCGAGGACTCTACCTTGGCTACTTGAAGATGAAGAGTTCGGTCGATTTGATTCGCGTTTTGGTGCCCAAGGACGCGCCCAATCTCCTCCCGCATGCGAAAATACGAGACAATCCGTGGGTGTCGAG TGAAGAGTGGCAGTGGATCAAGAAATTGGCCAAAAGTCaaccacaaaacaaaaattgtaatcCAGAGATGAACGACGGAGATGGCGATGGCAGTGAGGACAAGGCAGAGTATTCGGTAATGGACGGTCTGACGGGCAAACTGAACCTCCAGCCCAGCACGGCCCAGCTGCTCTTCCAAAGTCAATTACAGAGGGCCGCCTGTCGATTGCTGGGCAGTATGGGCATCGAAGGCTCGGTCATGCAGCATCGCATTTACGAAGACGAAGTGATTGAACTCAGCCCAGATGTTTCCGTTATCCTTTTGCTTCCGCCACCAGACAGTGTGTGCGCTGTAGCCGGTCAAAGCGAGGCGCTCTTCCATCGGCCTGAATTTCTTTCAGTTCCCGTTCAAGTATTTGAAATGATTCATCTGCGCACCTACCAGCGTGATCTCATCGGCCGCTATTCTCGGCTTAGTTCCATTTTGGAACTGGATTCGAATTTGGCACAGCTGGCCATGCGCGAG GCTTTTTCGAGCGTGGAATTGGCGGAAGCCAAGCAACGCTTCCAGCGGCTGCAAGATGTTCAAGTTCAAGTTGACTCGACTTGGAGGGGATCGCGTTGGATCATGGACGTTCTTTCGCTGGCCAGGGATCGAACGATGACTGGAGTGGGTGTGGCCATTGCCGCTCTGTCGCAGCAAGTCGCTCCTTCCACTCCTCTTTTGCCTACACCGACCGAATCCTCTGAGGAATCCTCGAAGCGAACAAGGGAGAACTCGTTGAAGACGCCCAGCACTTGTTCGAGATTGATTCACTCGACAGTCTCCAATAACGAGGGGCGAATCATGGGCGGCGGTACTCCAGGCGGAGGCAAACACCGGATGCTCGTCAAAACGAAAAGTGATAACAAGCTGTTGAGCAGCCGCAACTCCATTGGGGAATCACCAGCTTTCCTCCGCGTCAACACGGTCCGATCTCGAACACCCGTCTGCCCTGAATGTTCCGTTCCACTGGATTTGCCCGGCTACGTCTCCAATTGCGGATCGTGTTCGTGCTCCAGAGCTCGTTACACTCAACCAG aaacgggCGAATTGTTTAAGCAACAGCACAGCCGCAGTAACGAAACGCTTCCGACTCCGCCGATCCTCATCACTCAAAGTGGAGCCCGCAAGTGCATATCACGAAGTGAAAATCAGTTGAACAACCTGGAATTTCAGCCTTTCCTGGACGCTGAAGGCACCGACGACAGCACTTTGCCAGTCTATGCGGCGGCCGGCCAAGAGCAGGAAGAAGAGCCGAAATATGAGCAGTCAACTGACGATCCTCCTGCTCCGCCGCCCACGAAATTGCAGCGAGGTGGATCGGGAGGCAAGAAAGGTCGTTCGACCGGCAGCATGAGATCAAACAGCCAGGAAAGTGAGTGCAGTCACCCGTCGAGATCGAGTCATACTCCTTCGTTGACGTCTTTGTCTTCGGTCGACGGCGATCCCGATTCGGGAAGCACGCGCTCGGCCGATGTCGAAAGTGGTGACGCTTCTTCTACCAGCGGAATCATTCAGGTGTACGCTGCCTACGAATCCGGTTTGGCCAACGGCACCAGCGTCAAATTGCACGTGACCACCAGAACCGTCGCTCGAGAGGTAGTGGACCTGGTGGTTCGCCAGCTCAACATGGCCGTAGGTTTGaaag GGAAAGATGGCCCCGTTTATCCGGCAGAGGAGTTTAAAAACTTTTGCTTGGTGGCCGTCATAGGAGCCAGGGAACGATGTTTGCGAGACGACTTCCGTCCGCTCCATCTTCAAAATCCGTGGAAGAAAGGTCGTCTTTATGttagacaaaaaaaggacgtGCTGGCAGCCATCGAACAAAGTGGGAGACAGCAAAAGCCTCCACCGGCCGCTCTCTGA